Proteins encoded by one window of Anaeromyxobacter diazotrophicus:
- the rplK gene encoding 50S ribosomal protein L11 → MKKVTGQVKLQIPAGKANPAPPVGPALGQHGVNIMEFCKQFNAATQQQAKDGLIIPVIITVYQDRSFTFLLKTPPAAVLLKKAAGLHTEKKKGSGAHKPGKEKVGQVTKKQVEQIAKMKMQDMTAGTLEAAMRTVEGTALSMGIDVVG, encoded by the coding sequence ATGAAGAAGGTCACAGGTCAGGTCAAGCTGCAGATCCCGGCCGGCAAGGCCAACCCGGCGCCGCCGGTCGGCCCCGCGCTCGGCCAGCACGGCGTCAACATCATGGAGTTCTGCAAGCAGTTCAACGCGGCGACCCAGCAGCAGGCGAAGGACGGTCTCATCATCCCGGTGATCATCACCGTGTACCAGGACCGCTCGTTCACCTTCCTGCTCAAGACGCCGCCCGCCGCCGTCCTCCTCAAGAAGGCGGCCGGCCTGCACACCGAGAAGAAGAAGGGCTCGGGGGCGCACAAGCCCGGCAAGGAGAAGGTCGGGCAGGTGACGAAGAAGCAGGTCGAGCAGATCGCCAAGATGAAGATGCAGGACATGACCGCCGGCACGCTGGAAGCCGCCATGCGGACCGTCGAGGGCACGGCGCTCTCGATGGGGATCGACGTCGTCGGCTAG
- the nusG gene encoding transcription termination/antitermination protein NusG: protein MAKKWYVVHTYSGFENKVKKSIEEYVRQHGEDKIEFDDLEDGKAVRRAAPLAECFGEVLIPMEQVVEMVKGEKKTSKRKFFPGYVLVHMQMADGTWHMVKSTPKVTGFVGNAKNPREVPAVRDEEVARLTSQISEGTLKPKPRVQFEDGDQVRVIDGPFSNFNGTVEEVKPDKGKLRVLVSIFGRATPVELDFMQVEKT, encoded by the coding sequence ATGGCGAAGAAGTGGTACGTCGTCCACACCTACTCGGGCTTCGAGAACAAGGTCAAGAAGTCGATCGAGGAGTACGTCCGCCAGCACGGCGAGGACAAGATCGAGTTCGACGACCTCGAGGACGGCAAGGCCGTCCGCAGGGCGGCGCCGCTCGCCGAGTGCTTCGGGGAGGTGCTCATCCCCATGGAGCAGGTCGTGGAGATGGTGAAGGGGGAGAAGAAGACCTCCAAGCGCAAGTTCTTCCCCGGCTACGTGCTCGTCCACATGCAGATGGCGGACGGCACCTGGCACATGGTGAAGTCGACGCCCAAGGTGACCGGCTTCGTCGGCAACGCGAAGAACCCGCGCGAGGTGCCGGCGGTCCGCGACGAGGAGGTGGCGCGCCTCACCAGCCAGATCTCGGAGGGCACCCTCAAGCCGAAGCCCCGGGTGCAGTTCGAGGACGGCGACCAGGTCCGCGTCATCGACGGGCCGTTCTCGAACTTCAACGGCACGGTGGAGGAGGTCAAGCCCGACAAGGGCAAGCTCCGCGTGCTGGTCTCGATCTTCGGCCGGGCGACCCCGGTCGAGCTCGACTTCATGCAGGTGGAGAAGACGTAG
- a CDS encoding DUF4388 domain-containing protein, giving the protein MTLADDAVGRAADGFEGGVAGLGLSDLLQLNAQNRFSGCFRIEHEGALGVIFFRDGEIVHAERGELVGEEAFREILAWPRGRFSVEPNVVAARRTLHKSCEHLLIDALRVVDERRSGRAPAAAPPPAAAGGASAAVEAARRVPGVAEAVLVTRDGKRASEGGYEAEVVAGQACYVAMMAAELGALFQAGELRSVAVQGARRHLLLLAGKAQSLAVVVRADHELGSVEAGVRAALVKGR; this is encoded by the coding sequence ATGACGCTCGCAGACGACGCGGTGGGCCGGGCCGCCGATGGCTTCGAGGGGGGGGTGGCGGGCCTCGGCCTGTCCGATCTGCTCCAGCTCAACGCGCAGAACCGCTTCTCGGGCTGCTTCCGCATCGAGCACGAGGGCGCGCTGGGCGTCATCTTCTTCCGCGACGGCGAGATCGTGCACGCCGAGCGCGGCGAGCTGGTCGGGGAGGAGGCCTTCCGCGAGATCCTGGCCTGGCCGCGCGGCCGGTTCAGCGTCGAGCCGAACGTGGTCGCCGCCCGGCGCACCCTCCACAAGAGCTGCGAGCACCTCCTCATCGACGCGCTGCGCGTGGTGGACGAGCGGCGCTCCGGGCGCGCCCCCGCGGCCGCGCCGCCGCCCGCGGCCGCAGGCGGGGCGAGCGCCGCCGTCGAGGCGGCGCGCCGGGTGCCCGGGGTGGCGGAGGCGGTGCTGGTCACGCGGGACGGCAAGCGCGCCAGCGAGGGCGGCTACGAGGCGGAGGTCGTGGCGGGTCAGGCCTGCTACGTCGCGATGATGGCCGCCGAGCTGGGCGCGCTGTTCCAGGCGGGCGAGCTCCGCTCGGTCGCCGTCCAGGGCGCGCGCCGGCACCTGCTCCTGCTGGCGGGCAAGGCGCAGTCGCTGGCGGTGGTGGTCCGGGCCGATCACGAGCTGGGCTCCGTCGAGGCCGGCGTGCGCGCCGCCCTCGTCAAGGGCCGCTGA
- a CDS encoding cache domain-containing protein, whose protein sequence is MKSLSIRVKLVVSVVLILSASGLASAGLVRALYARAVRSASEDALRSASTAYEDLERNDVEKLSTVLDTLVLNPAIREAFAAKDRERLAAVTAPIHHALKAEHGIGHWNFVEPETRKMFFRPHLPAKFGDVIERQGLLRAMARQETSAGKELGKSEFALRVGRPFVVDGKLIGYMELGEGIQHFLGKMKAQTGNDFAMFIAKRFIDQGEWARTRGAERNGWDDWPEVVVVNSTTADPIVDASAIAGGGGASQILSEEGRGGAAFVRGVVPVRDASGTVVGGLVVRHDISALNAGMRASLVQALAFVVALALVACGLIFLLVERLIFGRLRRMTGTMEDLSVRLAGGDYGVGAAVVATNDDEIGRFERFFGEFLALVGNTLRALADRKQAARQVGRPPAA, encoded by the coding sequence ATGAAGAGCCTCTCCATCCGCGTGAAGCTGGTCGTGTCCGTGGTCCTCATCTTGAGCGCCTCCGGGCTGGCCAGCGCCGGGCTCGTGCGCGCGCTCTACGCGCGGGCCGTCCGGAGCGCCTCCGAGGACGCGCTCCGCTCCGCCTCCACCGCCTACGAGGACCTCGAGCGCAACGACGTCGAGAAGCTCTCGACCGTGCTCGACACCCTCGTCCTCAACCCGGCCATCCGGGAGGCGTTCGCGGCCAAGGACCGCGAGCGGCTCGCCGCCGTGACCGCGCCCATCCACCACGCGCTCAAGGCGGAGCACGGCATCGGGCACTGGAACTTCGTCGAGCCCGAGACCCGCAAGATGTTCTTCCGCCCTCACCTCCCGGCCAAGTTCGGGGACGTGATCGAGCGGCAGGGCCTCCTCCGCGCCATGGCGCGGCAGGAGACCTCGGCCGGCAAGGAGCTCGGCAAGAGCGAGTTCGCCCTCCGCGTGGGGCGGCCGTTCGTCGTCGACGGCAAGCTCATCGGGTACATGGAGCTCGGGGAGGGCATCCAGCACTTCCTCGGCAAGATGAAGGCGCAGACCGGGAACGACTTCGCCATGTTCATCGCGAAGCGCTTCATCGACCAGGGCGAGTGGGCGCGCACCCGCGGCGCGGAGCGCAACGGCTGGGACGACTGGCCGGAGGTGGTGGTGGTGAACAGCACGACCGCCGACCCCATCGTCGACGCGTCGGCCATCGCAGGCGGCGGCGGCGCCAGCCAGATCCTCAGCGAGGAGGGCCGGGGCGGCGCCGCCTTCGTCCGCGGCGTGGTGCCGGTGCGCGACGCCTCGGGCACGGTGGTGGGCGGGCTGGTGGTGCGGCACGACATCAGCGCCCTCAACGCGGGGATGCGCGCCAGCCTGGTGCAGGCGCTCGCCTTCGTGGTGGCCCTCGCCCTCGTCGCCTGCGGCCTCATCTTCCTGCTGGTGGAGCGCCTCATCTTCGGCCGCCTGCGCCGCATGACCGGGACCATGGAGGACCTGTCGGTGCGGCTCGCCGGCGGCGACTACGGCGTCGGGGCGGCGGTGGTGGCGACGAACGACGACGAGATCGGCCGGTTCGAGCGGTTCTTCGGCGAGTTCCTGGCCCTGGTGGGGAACACGCTGCGCGCGCTGGCCGACCGCAAGCAGGCGGCGCGGCAGGTGGGCCGCCCCCCCGCCGCCTGA
- the rlmB gene encoding 23S rRNA (guanosine(2251)-2'-O)-methyltransferase RlmB gives MRTLYGVNPVRELLRAGGDVPAELWLTSGERSRALSELAEAARARGAKVREAPRDKLDRLAGTDRHQGVVAVVSDYRYRELDELLEAARAAGAPPLLVVLDGIEDPQNLGAVIRSAHALGAHGVVIPKDRAAGVTPAAAKASAGAVEHCPVARVTNLAQALERLKEAGVWTVATDAAAEESIAEVDLTVPTALVIGSEGGGVRPLVRRTCDRVARIPMQGKVGSLNASASAAIALYEVLRQRGRAKNPAAPRA, from the coding sequence GTGAGGACCCTCTACGGGGTGAACCCCGTCCGCGAGCTCCTGCGGGCGGGCGGCGACGTGCCGGCCGAGCTGTGGCTGACCAGCGGCGAGCGGAGCCGCGCCCTGTCCGAGCTGGCCGAGGCCGCCCGCGCGCGGGGGGCGAAGGTGCGCGAGGCGCCGCGCGACAAGCTCGACCGCCTGGCCGGGACGGACCGCCACCAGGGCGTGGTGGCGGTGGTCTCGGACTACCGCTACCGCGAGCTCGACGAGCTGCTCGAGGCCGCCCGGGCGGCCGGCGCGCCCCCGCTGCTGGTGGTGCTGGACGGCATCGAGGACCCGCAGAACCTGGGCGCGGTCATCCGCTCGGCGCACGCGCTCGGCGCGCACGGGGTGGTCATCCCCAAGGACCGCGCCGCCGGGGTGACGCCCGCCGCCGCCAAGGCGTCGGCCGGCGCCGTCGAGCACTGCCCGGTGGCCCGCGTCACGAACCTCGCCCAGGCGCTGGAGCGGCTCAAGGAGGCGGGGGTGTGGACGGTGGCCACCGACGCCGCCGCCGAGGAGTCCATCGCCGAGGTGGACCTCACCGTGCCGACCGCGCTCGTCATCGGCTCGGAAGGGGGCGGAGTGAGGCCGCTGGTGCGGCGCACCTGCGACCGCGTGGCGCGCATCCCGATGCAGGGAAAGGTGGGCAGCCTCAACGCCTCGGCCTCCGCCGCCATCGCGCTCTACGAGGTCCTGCGGCAGCGCGGCCGCGCGAAAAATCCTGCGGCACCTCGCGCTTGA
- a CDS encoding roadblock/LC7 domain-containing protein, with protein MHELLAQLNAVPGVVGSLLCDGEGQLLAQAFPPAVDPAQAERAAAVLAARAPGLEAAVGKAALADFRFAGARVVVKGLEGGGQLLFLCAPSINLPFLTMSASSVVKKLERAVRERPGRPGAGALHRAVQRVDELILRSGGDRFKLRGQIALKAGFALDLVDPDSPDDPDKLKKLEAAATAVLGQPFRAGDPTP; from the coding sequence ATGCACGAGCTCCTGGCGCAGCTCAACGCGGTCCCCGGGGTGGTGGGGAGCCTCCTCTGCGACGGGGAGGGGCAGCTCCTCGCCCAGGCCTTCCCACCGGCGGTGGACCCGGCGCAGGCCGAGCGCGCGGCCGCGGTCCTGGCGGCGCGCGCCCCCGGCCTGGAGGCGGCGGTGGGCAAGGCGGCGCTGGCCGACTTCCGCTTCGCCGGCGCGCGGGTGGTGGTGAAGGGGCTCGAGGGCGGCGGTCAGCTCCTCTTCCTGTGCGCGCCCAGCATCAACCTGCCGTTCCTCACCATGTCGGCCTCGAGCGTGGTCAAGAAGCTCGAGCGCGCCGTGCGCGAGCGCCCCGGCCGCCCCGGCGCGGGGGCGCTCCACCGCGCGGTCCAGCGCGTGGACGAGCTCATCCTGCGGAGCGGCGGCGACCGCTTCAAGCTGCGCGGACAGATCGCCCTCAAGGCGGGCTTCGCGCTCGACCTCGTCGACCCCGACAGCCCCGACGACCCCGACAAGCTGAAGAAGCTCGAGGCGGCCGCGACCGCCGTGCTGGGCCAGCCCTTCCGTGCCGGAGATCCCACCCCATGA
- the dnaK gene encoding molecular chaperone DnaK, with translation MAKIIGIDLGTTNSVVAVMEGKEPVVITNEEGSRLTPSVVAYTKDSERLVGQVAKRQAITNPEKTIYSIKRFMGRRYSEVGEEVKRVPYHVVEGPNGDARIAIDGKQYSPPEISAQVLLKLKRAAETYLGEKVTDAVITVPAYFNDAQRQATKDAGEIAGLNVRRIVNEPTAAALAYGLDKKKNEKIAVYDFGGGTFDISILEVGENVVEVLATNGDTHLGGDNIDQLVIDWLIAEFKKDTGIDVSKDKMVLQRLKEAAEKAKIELSSMMETEINLPFLTADQTGPKHLAIKLSRAKLEQLVEPLITRSLEPTRKCLADAKLEPAQIDEVVMVGGQTRMPAILAAVKKFFGKEPNRTVNPDEVVAIGAAVQAGVLSGEVKDILLLDVTPLSLGVETLGGVMTKLIDRNTTIPCKRSETFSTASDGQTSVEIHVLQGEREMARDNRTLGRFHLEGLPPAPRGLPQIEVTFDIDANGILNVSAKDKGTGKETKITITHSSGLAKDEVEKMVADASAHEAEDKKRREEVEQKNRAENLAYQMEKLVKDNKEKLAAATVSEIEEAVKKVHEVREKGSAEEVKAAVERLEKASHKAAEELYKTAGAAAGGADGGPQQPPPPEGGAGKKDDVVDAEYKQV, from the coding sequence ATGGCGAAGATCATCGGCATCGACCTGGGCACCACGAACTCCGTGGTGGCCGTGATGGAGGGCAAGGAGCCCGTCGTCATCACGAACGAGGAGGGCTCGCGCCTCACCCCGTCGGTCGTCGCCTACACGAAGGACAGCGAGCGGCTGGTCGGGCAGGTGGCCAAGCGGCAGGCCATCACCAACCCCGAGAAGACCATCTACTCCATCAAGCGGTTCATGGGCCGGCGCTACTCGGAGGTCGGCGAGGAGGTGAAGCGCGTCCCCTACCACGTGGTGGAGGGGCCGAACGGCGACGCCCGCATCGCGATCGACGGCAAGCAATACTCGCCGCCCGAGATCAGCGCGCAGGTGCTGCTCAAGCTGAAGCGCGCCGCCGAGACCTACCTGGGCGAGAAGGTGACCGACGCCGTGATCACGGTGCCGGCCTACTTCAACGACGCCCAGCGCCAGGCCACCAAGGACGCCGGCGAGATCGCCGGCCTCAACGTGCGCCGGATCGTGAACGAGCCCACCGCGGCCGCGCTCGCGTACGGGCTCGACAAGAAGAAGAACGAGAAGATCGCCGTCTACGACTTCGGCGGCGGCACCTTCGACATCTCGATCCTGGAGGTCGGCGAGAACGTGGTGGAGGTGCTCGCCACCAACGGCGACACGCACCTCGGCGGCGACAACATCGACCAGCTCGTCATCGACTGGCTCATCGCCGAGTTCAAGAAGGACACCGGCATCGACGTCTCCAAGGACAAGATGGTGCTGCAGCGCCTCAAGGAGGCGGCCGAGAAGGCGAAGATCGAGCTGTCGTCGATGATGGAGACGGAGATCAACCTCCCGTTCCTCACCGCCGACCAGACCGGCCCGAAGCACCTCGCCATCAAGCTCTCCCGCGCCAAGCTGGAGCAGCTGGTGGAGCCCCTCATCACCCGCTCGCTCGAGCCGACCCGGAAGTGCCTGGCCGACGCCAAGCTCGAGCCGGCGCAGATCGACGAGGTGGTGATGGTGGGCGGGCAGACGCGCATGCCGGCCATCCTCGCCGCGGTGAAGAAGTTCTTCGGCAAGGAGCCGAACCGCACCGTCAACCCGGACGAGGTGGTGGCCATCGGCGCCGCGGTCCAGGCGGGCGTGCTCTCGGGCGAGGTGAAGGACATCCTCCTCCTCGACGTGACCCCGCTCTCGCTGGGCGTGGAGACGCTGGGCGGCGTGATGACGAAGCTCATCGACCGCAACACCACCATCCCCTGCAAGCGGTCGGAGACGTTCTCCACCGCCTCGGACGGCCAGACCTCGGTCGAGATCCACGTCCTGCAGGGCGAGCGCGAGATGGCGCGCGACAACCGCACGCTGGGGCGCTTCCACCTGGAGGGCCTGCCGCCCGCGCCGCGCGGCCTGCCGCAGATCGAGGTGACGTTCGACATCGACGCGAACGGCATCCTCAACGTCTCGGCCAAGGACAAGGGCACCGGCAAGGAGACGAAGATCACCATCACCCACTCCTCGGGCCTGGCCAAGGACGAGGTGGAGAAGATGGTGGCCGACGCGAGCGCCCACGAGGCGGAGGACAAGAAGCGCCGCGAGGAGGTGGAGCAGAAGAACCGCGCCGAGAACCTCGCCTACCAGATGGAGAAGCTCGTCAAGGACAACAAGGAGAAGCTGGCCGCGGCGACGGTGAGCGAGATCGAGGAGGCGGTGAAGAAGGTCCACGAGGTGCGCGAGAAGGGCTCCGCCGAGGAGGTCAAGGCGGCGGTCGAGCGCCTCGAGAAGGCGAGCCACAAGGCGGCCGAGGAGCTCTACAAGACGGCGGGCGCCGCCGCTGGGGGCGCCGACGGCGGGCCGCAGCAGCCGCCGCCGCCGGAGGGTGGGGCCGGCAAGAAGGACGACGTCGTCGACGCCGAGTACAAGCAGGTCTGA
- the secE gene encoding preprotein translocase subunit SecE, which produces MAAEGKAGVDPRRMVVIFFVLAALAVGVFLEKILGLAFSYARWNDPALFGEDWTLTTVLGYGIAVAAAVVAWRATRVRTVSLEVASELKKVTWPTLRETRAATVAVVVATFVAAIVLGVFDYVWAKLSSLVY; this is translated from the coding sequence ATGGCGGCGGAAGGCAAGGCAGGCGTCGATCCGAGGAGGATGGTGGTCATCTTCTTCGTGCTGGCCGCGCTCGCCGTGGGCGTGTTCCTGGAGAAGATCCTGGGGCTCGCCTTCTCCTACGCGCGCTGGAACGACCCCGCCCTGTTCGGCGAGGACTGGACGCTCACCACCGTCCTCGGCTACGGCATCGCGGTGGCGGCAGCGGTGGTGGCCTGGCGCGCCACCCGCGTGCGGACGGTCTCGCTCGAGGTCGCCAGCGAGCTCAAGAAGGTCACCTGGCCCACGCTGCGCGAGACCCGCGCCGCCACGGTCGCGGTGGTGGTCGCCACCTTCGTGGCCGCCATCGTCCTCGGCGTCTTCGACTACGTCTGGGCCAAGCTGAGCTCGCTCGTCTACTAG
- the tuf gene encoding elongation factor Tu, with protein sequence MAKEKFERNKPHVNVGTIGHVDHGKTTLTAAITKVLAAKGMASFMAYDQIDKAPEERERGITIATAHVEYQTEKRHYAHVDCPGHADYVKNMITGAAQMDGAILVVSAADGPMPQTREHILLARQVGVPYIVVYLNKCDMVDDKELLDLVELEVRELLTKYEFPGNEIPIVKGSALKALEGDKGDLGEPSIMRLMDAVDSYVPTPKRATDKPFLMPVEDVFSISGRGTVATGRVERGVIKVGEEVEIVGIKPTAKTVVTGVEMFRKLLDEGQAGDNIGALLRGLKREEVERGQVLAKPGSITPHTKFKGEVYVLTKEEGGRHTPFFNGYRPQFYFRTTDVTGTMTLPKGVEMVMPGDNVSVEVELITPVAMEKELRFAIREGGRTVGAGVVAEVIQ encoded by the coding sequence ATGGCCAAGGAAAAGTTCGAGCGCAACAAGCCGCACGTGAACGTGGGGACGATCGGGCACGTCGACCACGGGAAGACGACGCTCACGGCCGCCATCACGAAGGTGCTGGCGGCGAAGGGCATGGCGAGCTTCATGGCGTACGACCAGATCGACAAGGCCCCCGAGGAGCGGGAGCGCGGCATCACGATCGCGACGGCGCACGTGGAGTACCAGACGGAGAAGCGGCACTACGCGCACGTCGACTGCCCGGGCCACGCGGACTACGTGAAGAACATGATCACCGGCGCGGCGCAGATGGACGGCGCCATCCTGGTGGTCTCGGCGGCGGACGGCCCGATGCCGCAGACGCGGGAGCACATCCTGCTCGCCCGGCAGGTGGGCGTGCCGTACATCGTGGTCTACCTGAACAAGTGCGACATGGTGGACGACAAGGAGCTGCTCGACCTGGTGGAGCTGGAGGTCCGCGAGCTCCTGACGAAGTACGAGTTCCCGGGGAACGAGATCCCGATCGTGAAGGGGTCGGCGCTGAAGGCGCTCGAGGGCGACAAGGGCGACCTGGGCGAGCCGTCGATCATGCGGCTGATGGACGCGGTCGACTCCTACGTGCCGACGCCGAAGCGCGCGACGGACAAGCCGTTCCTGATGCCGGTCGAGGACGTGTTCTCGATCTCGGGGCGCGGGACGGTGGCGACGGGGCGCGTGGAGCGCGGCGTCATCAAGGTGGGCGAGGAGGTCGAGATCGTCGGCATCAAGCCCACGGCGAAGACGGTGGTGACGGGCGTGGAGATGTTCCGCAAGCTGCTCGACGAGGGGCAGGCGGGCGACAACATCGGGGCGCTCTTGCGCGGCCTGAAGCGCGAGGAGGTGGAGCGCGGTCAGGTGCTGGCGAAGCCGGGGTCGATCACGCCGCACACGAAGTTCAAGGGCGAGGTGTACGTCCTGACGAAGGAGGAGGGCGGTCGTCACACGCCGTTCTTCAACGGGTACCGGCCGCAGTTCTACTTCCGGACGACGGACGTGACCGGGACGATGACGCTACCGAAGGGCGTGGAGATGGTGATGCCGGGGGACAACGTGTCGGTGGAGGTGGAGCTCATCACCCCCGTCGCCATGGAGAAGGAGCTCCGGTTCGCCATCCGTGAAGGCGGCCGTACGGTCGGCGCGGGCGTCGTCGCCGAGGTCATTCAGTAA
- the rplJ gene encoding 50S ribosomal protein L10, translated as MNRTEKEEVINQLHELMAKAKAAILAEPKGLDVATVTGLRKKFRDAKIDYKIVKNTLAQRAAKGTPVEPLVEKFVGPTALIMSYDDVVSPAKILVDFAKDRENFAIRTAVVEGQVIDVNGVKALAKMPGLQELRGTIAMMIAQPATKLARMIGTPGQQLAQVLNARKDQLGKA; from the coding sequence TTGAACCGGACGGAAAAAGAAGAGGTCATCAACCAGCTTCACGAGCTGATGGCCAAGGCGAAGGCGGCCATCCTCGCCGAGCCGAAGGGGCTCGACGTCGCGACGGTCACCGGTCTCCGCAAGAAGTTCCGTGACGCGAAGATCGACTACAAGATCGTCAAGAACACCCTCGCCCAGCGTGCCGCCAAGGGCACGCCGGTGGAGCCGCTGGTCGAGAAGTTCGTCGGGCCCACCGCGCTCATCATGTCGTACGACGACGTGGTGTCGCCGGCGAAGATCCTGGTGGACTTCGCCAAGGACCGCGAGAACTTCGCGATCCGCACGGCGGTGGTCGAAGGTCAGGTCATCGACGTGAACGGCGTGAAGGCCCTGGCGAAGATGCCGGGTCTCCAGGAGCTGCGCGGGACGATCGCGATGATGATCGCCCAGCCGGCCACCAAGCTCGCGCGGATGATCGGGACCCCGGGCCAGCAGCTCGCCCAGGTCCTGAACGCTCGCAAGGACCAGCTCGGCAAGGCGTAG
- the rpmG gene encoding 50S ribosomal protein L33 has product MAGNRSIITLECTVCKERNYSTTKNKKKTQEKLALSKYCPRCRKHQGHKETK; this is encoded by the coding sequence ATGGCCGGCAACCGCAGCATCATCACCCTCGAGTGCACCGTCTGCAAAGAGCGGAACTACTCGACCACCAAGAACAAGAAGAAGACGCAGGAGAAGCTCGCGCTCTCCAAGTACTGCCCGCGGTGCCGCAAGCACCAGGGTCACAAGGAGACGAAGTAA
- the rplA gene encoding 50S ribosomal protein L1, giving the protein MAHIAKKYKAVAAKVDRERRYKLDEAMTLVKQTASKKFDESVDASINLGVDPKHADQVVRGAVVLPHGMGKAVRLAVFAKGDKARDAQEAGADIVGAEDLAEKIQGGFMDFDKVLATPDMMGVVGRLGKVLGPRGLMPNPKVGTVSMDIAKAVKEQKAGKVEFRVEKAGIVHVPFGKASFEPEKLKANFNAIMEIIFKAKPQTAKGVYVKNVTVSCTMGPGIKLDTAELTAAHA; this is encoded by the coding sequence ATGGCTCACATCGCGAAGAAGTACAAGGCGGTCGCGGCGAAGGTCGACCGCGAGCGGCGCTACAAGCTCGACGAGGCGATGACCCTCGTGAAGCAGACCGCCTCGAAGAAGTTCGACGAGTCGGTGGACGCGTCCATCAACCTCGGCGTCGACCCCAAGCACGCCGACCAGGTGGTGCGCGGCGCGGTCGTGCTGCCGCACGGGATGGGCAAGGCGGTGCGGCTGGCCGTCTTCGCCAAGGGCGACAAGGCCCGCGACGCGCAGGAGGCCGGCGCCGACATCGTCGGGGCCGAGGACCTGGCCGAGAAGATCCAGGGCGGCTTCATGGACTTCGACAAGGTGCTCGCCACCCCCGACATGATGGGCGTGGTCGGCCGCCTCGGTAAGGTGCTCGGGCCCCGCGGCCTGATGCCGAACCCGAAGGTCGGCACGGTGTCGATGGACATCGCCAAGGCCGTCAAGGAGCAGAAGGCCGGCAAGGTGGAGTTCCGCGTCGAGAAGGCGGGCATCGTGCACGTCCCCTTCGGCAAGGCCTCCTTCGAGCCGGAGAAGCTCAAGGCGAACTTCAACGCCATCATGGAGATCATCTTCAAGGCGAAGCCGCAGACCGCCAAGGGCGTCTACGTGAAGAACGTGACCGTGAGCTGCACGATGGGGCCGGGCATCAAGCTCGACACCGCCGAGCTCACCGCCGCCCACGCGTAA
- a CDS encoding ATP-grasp domain-containing protein has translation MHLTILSRSSAIYTTRRLVEAARARGHRARVLDPVQVEMGLGGTAPALYHRRAPFPRTDVVIPRIALSVNQYGLAVVNQLQLLGVTVLNSAQGISASRNKMRCLQLLAGRGIGVPLTVMASDASGLKDMVKHVGGLPVLVKLVAQSEKTGLMICESLPSLEAALEAILGLGQNIVVQQYVKGARGRDLRAFVVGGRVVAALRRRPRAGRFARTLARGARIEACRLPLEDARVAVETARVVGLEVCAVDMLEVKGGPLVFEVNSSPGLREAEEACGVDVAAAIVARAEELRAARPAPLGLARGRRGAAPRRAQLP, from the coding sequence GTGCACCTCACCATCCTCAGCCGCTCCAGCGCCATCTACACCACCCGGCGGCTCGTCGAGGCGGCGCGCGCGCGCGGTCACCGCGCGCGCGTGCTCGACCCGGTGCAGGTCGAGATGGGGCTCGGCGGCACGGCTCCGGCGCTGTACCACCGACGCGCGCCCTTCCCGCGCACCGACGTGGTCATCCCCCGCATCGCGCTCTCCGTGAACCAGTACGGGCTGGCGGTGGTGAACCAGCTGCAGCTGCTCGGGGTGACCGTCCTCAACTCGGCGCAGGGCATCTCCGCCTCCCGCAACAAGATGCGCTGCCTGCAGCTCCTCGCCGGGCGCGGCATCGGCGTGCCGCTCACGGTCATGGCGAGCGACGCCTCCGGCCTGAAGGACATGGTGAAGCACGTCGGGGGCCTGCCGGTGCTGGTGAAGCTGGTCGCGCAGAGCGAGAAGACCGGGCTCATGATCTGCGAGTCGTTGCCCTCGCTCGAGGCCGCGCTGGAGGCGATCCTGGGCCTCGGGCAGAACATCGTGGTGCAGCAGTACGTGAAGGGGGCGCGCGGCCGCGACCTGCGCGCCTTCGTGGTGGGCGGCCGGGTGGTGGCGGCGCTGCGGCGCCGGCCGCGCGCGGGCCGCTTCGCGCGCACGCTGGCCCGGGGCGCGCGCATCGAGGCGTGCCGGCTGCCGCTGGAGGACGCGCGGGTGGCCGTCGAGACGGCGCGGGTGGTGGGCCTCGAGGTGTGCGCCGTCGACATGCTCGAGGTGAAGGGCGGCCCGCTCGTGTTCGAGGTGAACAGCTCGCCCGGGCTGCGCGAGGCGGAGGAGGCGTGCGGCGTGGACGTCGCGGCCGCGATCGTGGCGCGGGCCGAGGAGCTCCGCGCGGCCCGCCCGGCGCCGCTGGGGCTCGCCCGCGGCCGGCGCGGCGCGGCGCCCCGGCGGGCCCAGCTGCCGTGA